AAAAGACGATATCGTAAATGTGAAACCTGGTTACGCACGTAACTATTTAATTCCTCAAGGTTTTGCAGTTATCGCGAACGAAAGTAATCGCAAAATTTTGGCTGAAAACTTACGCCAAATTGCGTTCAAACAAGATAAATTGAAAAAAGATGCTGAAGCTATTGCTACAGGCTTAAAAGATGTGAAGCTTACAATCGGTGCTAAAGCCGGTGAAAGCGGTAAAATCTTTGGTGCTGTAAACGCATTACAAGTAGCTGAGGCTATTAAAAAATTAGGCTTTGAAGTTGATCGTCGTAAGATCACTTTCGAAACTGACGTTAAATTCATTGGAGAGTACGTTGCTAACGTAAACCTGCACAAAGAAGTTAAAGTTCAGGTGCCTTTTGAAGTTGTTGCTGAATAACTTTGAAACTCTTTACTTGAAAAGGTGCCTGATTGATTCAGGCACCTTTTCTTTTTTGTGACCTTTTATTTTTCCTTCCTTCTATATAATTTAAGGTCGATTATAACACATCATAAATTGCTATCTAAGTGCTTTTAAAAACATATATATCCAACCCCCGCACGTTTATTCAACGAGAACAGCAAAATCCGGATATCACCCGCGCACTGATTTCCATGATTTCGTTAGTATCCTTTCTTATTGTTGCTGAAAGGATCGGATATATACATTTGGCCGTATTTGGAGGACTTGCTGCTGAACTGATTTCCTGGGCGCGTGTAACGGGGTCTTTTGCTCAACGTTTATGGGTGATTATTTTAGGATCTTTGGCCGTATCCATCGCCGCATTTTTAGGAACCATTGCAGGAGGAAATATGGCAACCGCTATGGCATTCCTGTTGATTGTTGCATTCTTGTCGGGGATGGCCCGTGGGTTGGGAGACCATGGACTTACTTTAGGAACTCTTGCGGTTGTATTGTTTTTACTTTCGTTGAATGGTCCCAATACCATCGAATCGGCCTTGCATAGAGCTTTTGCTGTTTCACTGGGCGGTTTATTGGCAATTATATTAAGAGTACTCATTCTTTGGTTTCTTAAGCCTATGCTACCTTATGATGTAGCCATCTCTAAACCATGGACAGTTGGTGCCGGTATGATGGGAATGATACCGAATCTGGCAACCATTGATGAACGGGAGGCAGAATCTAGGCTTAATGATGAAGAAGTAAACCTAAGACTGGCAATAAATGGCTTACTACCTTATTTGCGCAAAGGAGACTCTAAGCTCGTTTCAGTTAGGCGAGAGTTGTTGAAAGTGGTAAGGGCAGGCTCAAGATTTGGCTCTACGGCTATGGCCCTTTTTTATGAGATGAATGAGATCAATAAGCATGAGCGCTTGCGGTTCATCTTACCTACTTTAAATAATACTTTTCAATCATTAGAGCTTGCAGGTTCAACGGTTTCTCATTATTTATTATCTAGATCAGCTGAGGATGAGGAATTGTTAAAAATACGCATCCAGCGAGTAGAGAATATGATTGTTATCATTCGTAAGCGACTTGATGCCGCAGGTTTACCTTTGTATGATAAGGTGGAAGTTCTTAAAGTAATAAACATGTTTGAACTTTCAGTTCGTTATCTGCATACTGCATTATCATGGGCGGAACGTATTGATGAAAAAAGAAAGCAACTTTCATTTATTACCCATTTTCAGCCGGCAATATCTATTCGCACACAATGGAGAAATACGATTTCAGAGTTTACGGCAGATTCTGAATTGTTTAGGCATAGTTTGCGCTTGGCGGTAATTGCAGTTCTGGGTATTTTCTTATTTTATTTTTTTGATATTCCCAGAGGATATTGGATATCTCTAACAATAATGGTAGTGCTGCAACCCGACTATAGTTCTACCCGTTTAAAAGCTTGGGATCGTTTGTTAGGAACTTTAGGCGGTGTCATGGTCGGCAGTTTAATAATTCACTTTGTTCAGTTTCATTACATTGTTTTTATAATAATTGCCATTTGTTTGTTTCTATACCTTTATTTCGTGTCGCGTAATTATGCTCTTGCAGTTTTCTTTTTAACAATTGAGCTTGTTGCTCTTATAGATTTAACTCTACCTTATGATTGGCATATTGGGTTTTACCGGGTGATGAACACTGTTTTGGGCGGAGTTATTGCCGTTGCATCGGCTTATTTGCTTTGGCCCAAATGGGAACATATAAGGCTTAATCAATACTTGGCAAAAGCACTTATTGCCAATAAGGCTTATCTATTGCAAGTAGGGCATGAGTTTAAAGAAAAAACAGGTTTTCATGCTCGTTTAATTGCTTTAAGGCGAAAAGCAGAAGTGGCCAATTTGAATATGGCAGAAGCTTTGAAACGAATTAAATACGAGCCTGGAGCTAGTAAAGTGAATTTGAAGTTAGGAGAAGAGTTAGCTTATTATAATGCGAAGCTAACTCGAGAGATTACTTCTTTTGGAGCAATTTTACCGGGAATTAGAAAGCAGTTTGAATACCCAATTACATTTAGTTTAATTGAAGAATCAGGAAGTCTTCTAAATGATTTGGCAGAGGCAATTGAACAGGATCAGTTAATTTGCGTGCGACATACATTTACCAGGTTTTTTCTTGAAATTGAACAGAAAGTAGTTAGGGTAAAGGAAAGCAATCCTGAAAACGATCCAAAAAAGCAAAAAGAGATTGAGTATCAACTTACAGATCTTGATTTAATCCGTTCTCAGTTGGAAAAAATTACAACAGAAATAGCGGCAATGTGTAATATTTCTGGGAAGATAGAATTGCAAGCAATAGAAACACATGCAGTTGTTTAATCCCCCTATTTTTAATTAATGATTTGCAGCCTCATCTCAATTCTTATTTTTGCCTCATTATGTCAAAAGTCTTTCGTTTTTTAGGGAAGTCAGCACTTTGGTTTTTCGCTGTAACTATTTTATGGGTTATTGTATACCGTTTTATTCCTGTGCCGATTACTTTCTTGCAGATTCAGCGTTGTTTTGAACAAAAAACTGATGGTAAAGAAATGAAATTGGAGAAAGACTGGGTTGCATTCAATCAAATCTCATCGAATCTTAAACGTGCTGTAGTGGCTTCAGAGGATCAGTTGTTCATGGAGCACATGGGTTTTGATTGGGATGCAATACAAAAGGCATGGGTGTATAATGCTAAAAAGAAGGGTAAAAAAGTAAAGGGAGGAAGCACAATTTCGCAACAAGTTGCAAAAAATGTATTCCTATGGTCAGGTCGTTCCTACATTCGTAAAGGGTTTGAAGCATATTTTACTTTCTTGATTGAGATATTTTGGTCGAAGAAAAGGATAATGGAAGTGTATTTAAATGTTATTGAGATGGGAGATGGGATATATGGTGCAGAAGCTGCCTCCAGGGAATATTATAATAAATCCGCTATTGATTTGTCAAAACGAGAGGCCGCTTCTATTGCTGCAATTTTACCTAGTCCGTTAAAATGGTCTCCAATAAAGCCCTCTTCACAGGTAAAAAGAAAAATTAAACGAATTATGCGGTTTATGAGAATTTTGGGGCCAATTGAATTTGAATAACATTTACAAGTGTTTATAATATAAAAAAGCAGCTCATGAACGTTAACTCATGAGCTGCTTTTTTATGTAAAAAATACCAAGAAGTTGGTATTTTTTACTAGTTCAATTTGTTATAAACTTGGTCGGTTCATTATAATTTATGAAGATCAAAAGGAATAATTACCAACCAAAAGTTTATTATATCATTTTCAGTGTTTTTTTTGTTGCTTTACAAGCGTTTTTGCTTTACTTGTTGAGGTGAAAATTAAAGCTCTAGTGCACTCGCAAAAACTTGATTATGCCAGCTATCTTTTAAAGCTATTTCCCATTTAGTTTCAAATTCCTTTTTAGTAGAAACAAGATTGTTAAATACTATTGTTTCCAAACCAACAGTTTTGTTTTTTAGTAATTCTTCAAACTCTTCCCTCGAAACAGATTCCACTTTGTGTTCGCTGCGGAATGCAATGTTAAATCTGTCAAAAAGATTGATCTTAAACAATTGCTCAATCTCTTTCATCAATCTTACTGATTT
Above is a window of Solitalea lacus DNA encoding:
- a CDS encoding FUSC family protein — protein: MLLKTYISNPRTFIQREQQNPDITRALISMISLVSFLIVAERIGYIHLAVFGGLAAELISWARVTGSFAQRLWVIILGSLAVSIAAFLGTIAGGNMATAMAFLLIVAFLSGMARGLGDHGLTLGTLAVVLFLLSLNGPNTIESALHRAFAVSLGGLLAIILRVLILWFLKPMLPYDVAISKPWTVGAGMMGMIPNLATIDEREAESRLNDEEVNLRLAINGLLPYLRKGDSKLVSVRRELLKVVRAGSRFGSTAMALFYEMNEINKHERLRFILPTLNNTFQSLELAGSTVSHYLLSRSAEDEELLKIRIQRVENMIVIIRKRLDAAGLPLYDKVEVLKVINMFELSVRYLHTALSWAERIDEKRKQLSFITHFQPAISIRTQWRNTISEFTADSELFRHSLRLAVIAVLGIFLFYFFDIPRGYWISLTIMVVLQPDYSSTRLKAWDRLLGTLGGVMVGSLIIHFVQFHYIVFIIIAICLFLYLYFVSRNYALAVFFLTIELVALIDLTLPYDWHIGFYRVMNTVLGGVIAVASAYLLWPKWEHIRLNQYLAKALIANKAYLLQVGHEFKEKTGFHARLIALRRKAEVANLNMAEALKRIKYEPGASKVNLKLGEELAYYNAKLTREITSFGAILPGIRKQFEYPITFSLIEESGSLLNDLAEAIEQDQLICVRHTFTRFFLEIEQKVVRVKESNPENDPKKQKEIEYQLTDLDLIRSQLEKITTEIAAMCNISGKIELQAIETHAVV
- a CDS encoding ABC transporter ATPase, yielding MNIFNDSSRVWIYQSNRELTAGETLELEQKLNQFTIEWTAHDNLLKAHSEVKYNRFIILMVDEAQHNASGCSIDKSVRLMKEIEQLFKINLFDRFNIAFRSEHKVESVSREEFEELLKNKTVGLETIVFNNLVSTKKEFETKWEIALKDSWHNQVFASALEL
- the rplI gene encoding 50S ribosomal protein L9; its protein translation is MEVILKQDVKALGEKDDIVNVKPGYARNYLIPQGFAVIANESNRKILAENLRQIAFKQDKLKKDAEAIATGLKDVKLTIGAKAGESGKIFGAVNALQVAEAIKKLGFEVDRRKITFETDVKFIGEYVANVNLHKEVKVQVPFEVVAE
- the mtgA gene encoding monofunctional biosynthetic peptidoglycan transglycosylase; amino-acid sequence: MSKVFRFLGKSALWFFAVTILWVIVYRFIPVPITFLQIQRCFEQKTDGKEMKLEKDWVAFNQISSNLKRAVVASEDQLFMEHMGFDWDAIQKAWVYNAKKKGKKVKGGSTISQQVAKNVFLWSGRSYIRKGFEAYFTFLIEIFWSKKRIMEVYLNVIEMGDGIYGAEAASREYYNKSAIDLSKREAASIAAILPSPLKWSPIKPSSQVKRKIKRIMRFMRILGPIEFE